In Arvicanthis niloticus isolate mArvNil1 chromosome 10, mArvNil1.pat.X, whole genome shotgun sequence, a single genomic region encodes these proteins:
- the Fcmr gene encoding immunoglobulin mu Fc receptor isoform X1 — protein MGSGLKGTMNLWLWLLYFLPVSGALKVLPEVQLDAEWGGSIIIECPLPQTQVRMYLCRQMTNPGICATVVSNIFVKREYERRVTLKPCLDKKLFLVEMTQLTENDNGIYACGVGMNTDLGKTQKVTLNVHNEYPEPFWEDEPTPEPPRWLHRFLQQQIPWLRMGEHASSSGIISTVGTPTPKTEAPPVHQPSSVTSVTRRSRVYREFSVTATKSPALLPATTAPKTSTQRAIRPLEASYSHHTRLHGQGTLHHRPQYGREDRGLHIPFPEFHILIPTFLGFLLLVLLGLVVKRAIQRRRAFSRRAGRRTMRMRGRGASRPIPSQRRDASQRPRSQNNVYSACPRRARGPDSVGPAEVALLNAPASASPALPQVLETCWPHTPPLKMSCEYLSLRHQPAVNVEDADSDDYINIPGPPHLPSYLPVPRPSCQ, from the exons ATGGGATCCGGCCTCAAAGGAACCATGAACCTTTGGCTTTGGTTACTTTACTTCCTGCCAG TGTCTGGGGCCCTGAAGGTCCTCCCGGAAGTACAGCTGGATGCCGAGTGGGGTGGATCCATTATCATTGAGTGCCCACTCCCTCAAACACAGGTGAGGATGTATCTGTGCCGGCAGATGACCAATCCTGGAATATGCGCCACTGTGGTGTCCAACATCTTTGTCAAGAGGGAATATGAAAGGCGAGTCACCCTGAAGCCGTGCTTGGATAAGAAGCTATTCCTAGTAGAGATGACACAGCTGACGGAAAATGACAATGGAATCTATGCCTGTGGTGTGGGCATGAACACAGACCTCGGCAAGACCCAGAAAGTCACCCTGAATGTCCATAACG AATACCCAGAACCATTCTGGGAAGATGAACCAACACCTGAGCCACCAAGATGGTTGCACAGATTTCTGCAGCAGCAGATTCCCTGGCTCCGTATGGGTGAACATGCCAGCTCTTCTGGAATCATATCCACAG TTGGCACACCAACTCCAAAGACTGAGGCCCCTCCGGTTCACCAGCCCTCCAGCGTCACTTCAGTCACCCGCCGTTCCAGAGTTTACAGAGAATTTTCTGTAACAGCTACCAAGTCCCCAGCGCTCCTGCCAGCTACCACAGCCCCAAAGACCTCTACTCAGCGAGCCATCAGGCCCCTGGAGGCCAGCTACAGCCACCACACTAGACTTCATGGGCAAGG GACACTCCACCACCGCCCACAGTATGGGAGAGAAGACCGAGGGCTTCACATCCCCTTCCCAGAATTTCACATCCTGATTCCGACCTTCTTGGGCTTTCTCTTGCTGGTTCTATTGGGACTGGTGGTAAAAAGAGCCATTCAAAGGAGAAGAG CCTTCTCCCGACGCGCGGGCCGACGGACGATGAGGATGCGAGGCAGGGGTGCTTCCCGCCCGATCCCCTCACAGCGCCGGGATGCCTCGCAGAGGCCGCGCTCTCAGAACAACGTCTACAGCGCCTGCCCCCGGCGCGCACGGGGACCCGACAGCGTGG GTCCAGCGGAGGTTGCGCTCCTCAACGCCCCAGCCTCCGCGTCCCCCGCCCTGCCGCAG GTACTTGAAACTTGTTGGCCCCACACCCCACCTCTGAAGATGAGTTGTGAATATCTGAGTTTGCGCCACCAGCCTGCTGTCAACGTGGAAGATGCTGACTCAGATGATTACATCAACATCCCTGGCCCACCTCATCTCCCTAGCTACCTCCCAGTGCCTAGACCTTCATGCCAATGA
- the Fcmr gene encoding immunoglobulin mu Fc receptor isoform X2 translates to MYLCRQMTNPGICATVVSNIFVKREYERRVTLKPCLDKKLFLVEMTQLTENDNGIYACGVGMNTDLGKTQKVTLNVHNEYPEPFWEDEPTPEPPRWLHRFLQQQIPWLRMGEHASSSGIISTVGTPTPKTEAPPVHQPSSVTSVTRRSRVYREFSVTATKSPALLPATTAPKTSTQRAIRPLEASYSHHTRLHGQGTLHHRPQYGREDRGLHIPFPEFHILIPTFLGFLLLVLLGLVVKRAIQRRRAFSRRAGRRTMRMRGRGASRPIPSQRRDASQRPRSQNNVYSACPRRARGPDSVGPAEVALLNAPASASPALPQVLETCWPHTPPLKMSCEYLSLRHQPAVNVEDADSDDYINIPGPPHLPSYLPVPRPSCQ, encoded by the exons ATGTATCTGTGCCGGCAGATGACCAATCCTGGAATATGCGCCACTGTGGTGTCCAACATCTTTGTCAAGAGGGAATATGAAAGGCGAGTCACCCTGAAGCCGTGCTTGGATAAGAAGCTATTCCTAGTAGAGATGACACAGCTGACGGAAAATGACAATGGAATCTATGCCTGTGGTGTGGGCATGAACACAGACCTCGGCAAGACCCAGAAAGTCACCCTGAATGTCCATAACG AATACCCAGAACCATTCTGGGAAGATGAACCAACACCTGAGCCACCAAGATGGTTGCACAGATTTCTGCAGCAGCAGATTCCCTGGCTCCGTATGGGTGAACATGCCAGCTCTTCTGGAATCATATCCACAG TTGGCACACCAACTCCAAAGACTGAGGCCCCTCCGGTTCACCAGCCCTCCAGCGTCACTTCAGTCACCCGCCGTTCCAGAGTTTACAGAGAATTTTCTGTAACAGCTACCAAGTCCCCAGCGCTCCTGCCAGCTACCACAGCCCCAAAGACCTCTACTCAGCGAGCCATCAGGCCCCTGGAGGCCAGCTACAGCCACCACACTAGACTTCATGGGCAAGG GACACTCCACCACCGCCCACAGTATGGGAGAGAAGACCGAGGGCTTCACATCCCCTTCCCAGAATTTCACATCCTGATTCCGACCTTCTTGGGCTTTCTCTTGCTGGTTCTATTGGGACTGGTGGTAAAAAGAGCCATTCAAAGGAGAAGAG CCTTCTCCCGACGCGCGGGCCGACGGACGATGAGGATGCGAGGCAGGGGTGCTTCCCGCCCGATCCCCTCACAGCGCCGGGATGCCTCGCAGAGGCCGCGCTCTCAGAACAACGTCTACAGCGCCTGCCCCCGGCGCGCACGGGGACCCGACAGCGTGG GTCCAGCGGAGGTTGCGCTCCTCAACGCCCCAGCCTCCGCGTCCCCCGCCCTGCCGCAG GTACTTGAAACTTGTTGGCCCCACACCCCACCTCTGAAGATGAGTTGTGAATATCTGAGTTTGCGCCACCAGCCTGCTGTCAACGTGGAAGATGCTGACTCAGATGATTACATCAACATCCCTGGCCCACCTCATCTCCCTAGCTACCTCCCAGTGCCTAGACCTTCATGCCAATGA